In Belonocnema kinseyi isolate 2016_QV_RU_SX_M_011 chromosome 4, B_treatae_v1, whole genome shotgun sequence, a single window of DNA contains:
- the LOC117172156 gene encoding uncharacterized protein LOC117172156, with protein sequence MAEDGLQSTHSSKDSDSIGTFSILTKVVEVVLSIFAIGLIVDPFNSFNRTHLDRRAPKLDDVVFIYITLGSYLIINTVFIISHAVLGDQIPKRLSVIFSTVGALFHIIAASLMVHNWRKLQGSGGIQYNNEVYGSKQYLDMLISGAVFTFLTFATFVVDIVLTFRY encoded by the exons ATGGCAGAAGACGGTCTTCAAAGTACACACTCATCAAAAGATTCTGATTCCATaggaactttttcaattttgaccaaagTGGTGGAAGTG gtTCTTTCCATTTTTGCAATCGGATTAATAGTTGATCCATTCAACTCTTTCAATCGAACCCATTTAGATAGAAGGGCGCCAAAATTAGATGATGTAGTCTTCATTTATATCACACTTGGTTCATACCTCATAATTAATACAGTTTTTATCATCAGCCATGCGGTTTTGGGAGATCAAATTCCAAAAAGATTG TCAGTGATATTTTCAACTGTGGGTGCCCTTTTCCACATAATCGCCGCAAGTTTAATGGTTCATAATTGGCGAAAGCTTCAAGGATCAGGCGGCATACAATACAACAACGAAGTCTACGGCAGCAAACAATATTTGGACATGTTAATATCCGGCGCAGTTTTCACTTTTTTGACATTTGCTACTTTCGTCGTTGATATCGTCTTAACCTTCCGATACTAG
- the LOC117172158 gene encoding uncharacterized protein LOC117172158 yields the protein MQPVICQEPYNKHIYRKIGIGQRKEYVDCSDNTPSTMHDTVQVETEPKTFSLQNVSCRCGEGTMLHEQQQKQHFHIQLLQSLNETPIGLMKNENRGSDEATWKANCSKF from the exons ATGCAACCAGTAATCTGTCAAGAACCATATAATAAACATATCTATAGAAAAATCGGTATTGGGCAACGAAAAGAGTATGTAGATTGTTCTGACAACACTCCATCAACGATGCACGACACTGTTCAAGTAGAAACCGAACCAAAAACATTCTCGTTGCAGAATGTCAg ttGTAGATGTGGAGAAGGAACAATGTTACATGAACAGCAACAAAAACAGCATTTTCATATTCAGCTTCTTCAATCGTTGAATGAAACGCCCATAGGAttgatgaaaaatgaaaacaGAGGATCAGATGAGGCGACGTGGAAAGCGAACTGTTCTAA GTTCTAG
- the LOC117172157 gene encoding protein snakeskin, translating into MVSVQSIGTIVLKAVKLIINLIILILYRTGYSGEFLGVGGTWNLNEEKSPDAEIVASGVFVGFFIYTCVVLIGFCFGNTQDRRSLTEIIMNFVGMIMFIAVGGTALHYWHGYLAERKYIHVATERQVGLALGSLCILEGAAYLVDLILSFLHFAKEEFQ; encoded by the exons atggTGTCAGTGCAATCTATTGGAACTATAGTGTTAAAAGCAGTCAAGttg ATTATCAACTTGATAATCCTGATTCTTTATCGAACCGGATACTCGGGAGAATTCCTAGGTGTTGGTGGAACATGGAACTTAAATGAGGAAAAGAGTCCAGATGCAGAAATTGTTGCTTCTGGAGTCTTTGTTGGATTTTTTATCTACACGTGTGTTGTTTTAATCGGATTTTGCTTCGGAAACACGCAGGACAGAAGAAGTCTCACT gaaattattatgaattttgtggGAATGATTATGTTTATCGCTGTTGGTGGTACAGCCCTTCATTACTGGCATGGCTATCTGGCAGAACGCAAATATATTCACGTAGCCACCGAAAGAcag gTCGGATTGGCACTGGGTTCCCTTTGCATATTAGAAGGAGCAGCATATCttgtagatttaattttaagtttcctGCACTTCGCCAAGGAAGAATTCCAATAA